The genomic region TTGTATCGTTTCGTGTCAGGTTAACAGgccgtgtcagaaattgccaagCCTAGCTGGCAGCCTCCAGTAGTGGCATGCCTATAATTTTACTTTCTCTCAAGCCTTCCTTTGATAACCAGTAGCATACACATGATGAATTGTCCATGTGCTTTATGCATATAAATGGCTAAAAAATCTTCATACTGAATAATTTTTtgcatatattattattttttttttggaacaaacaaTAGTATCTATCCTGAGGGGGAGAGAATTGGTTTAGTCTCATAATGGGccaacaataatgtagttcaagttcgcctttggcgagaatcaaatctaagacctcttgCATATATGATCTTTAGATGATGACAAAGATAATGAATGGTTCCGATTATGATGTTCCAATGATAAAGATTCATTAATCGTATGTGAGAGGATGAGCAGGTTCCTCCATGGGGGAACACAAGCATTATCCAAAGAGGAATATGCCATTACAATATGGAAGTGTAAATTAATAAATGTCATGCTGATCATTACGTCCTTTTGGTTGATGAAATGTCAATTATCTCTAATTTAGTAGTGAGCTAGAAACCTAGGAGAAATTAAAACTACTAGTTCCTCTTACTAagctaataattaataaaagcaAAACCTGCCTGATAAATTAAAGTTAAACTTGAACgacaacaagaacaagaacagcCTCTTAGGGATAAGAAGGCAGATTTCCCCAGAAAGGTGGTGACACTGGGTTATATTCCTCAACATTGTAGAGATAATTGCACTCTGCAATCTGATGTTGGTTTGTCCCTCTTGCCTTGTTAGCGCTTCGAATAGAAACCGACGTGCTTTCTACTGTCTCTTCACCAGAGATTTCAGTGTAGCCGATGGAAACTTGCTTCCTAGCAACTTCATCTCTTAGGATTGTCTTCAGCTTCATGACCTACAATGCCATGTTTATACAACTCACTAAATTAATGCAATGGTCAACGGTGTGGTCAGTAAATGTTGtacaaattatttgaaaattttaatcattATATAGAAATGGGTTTTTAGCTAAGTTTTCTAAAGGGAGAACTAGTGCATAGGTTGCATGTGATTAATCAAGGgtcaataattaattataaagcCATTAAATTAGATGAATTACCTCTTCTTGGAGCTTTTCCTTCTCTTTGGAGACAACATCGTACTCTTGTTTAAGAGCATCATACAAGCGCTCAAGCTGCTTAGCCTTCCACCTGGCTCTTCGGTTTTGGAACCAAACTGCAATCTGCCTAGGCTGCAGGCCGAGCTCGCTTGAAAGCTTCATCTTCCTGTCAGGGTCCAACTTAATCTCCTCCAGAAAGCTCCTCTCCAGTGACTCTAACTGATCGCTCGTCAGTCTCTTCTTTTTGTCTTGACTAGAGCACCCATAACTGCTCTGATGATTATTTCTGTCCATCATTCCAGGAACCAAGCCGCCGTGCGATGATGTCTCAGATATCATTGCTTGATGCTTCATCTCCAGTCctgaaaaataaattacaattgCCCAACAAATGAATTATTAGTATTGTCTTATATATGAAGTTTGACAACTAAAATGAGTGCTAAAAAAGCATTGGGTATATAACATGtataacatatagatatatgTATACGTAAGACTGCATATTTCTGTGTTTTGAGGTTGTGTTTGACCTCAAAAAAATGACTAATTGAAGTGTGACTTCTCCAAGAAATCAGGGTTGAATAATTGCTTTGCTTGAAGTGCTAACCATAGAAAGTAGTGGTCGAAACGGTGAAAACTTGTAACTAAAGTCAGAATAATAAATAATAGATTACCAGGAGGATAGTGGTCATAGCTGTTATAGTTGTAGAGGAAGCCAAAGGAAGGTTCTGGTCGAGAAACAAGGTGTCTCAAATTGGTATTCCAATCCATATTAGGTTGTAATTGGTTAAGCTTTCCCTGCTGTCTTCTTGTTTAAAACGATCGACACGTTATTATATGGGCCTGCACGGTTTAAAGGTGATGAGTATATTGTGGACCACAAAGATAGATAGAGTAAGCTAGGGCTAGGGagagatgatgatgataatgatcGTAACTaagcttagagagagagagagagagagaggaggcttGGCGTGGCTCGAGAGAGACGATCAGTTGAACCTTGAAAGGGTTCTGTTCTATTCTCTCTTTTAAAGTGCAAAAGACTGATGAAGTACTTGAGAGAGAAGTGTGACTGTGATGATTCACCTTTAGGGTGCAACAAAagctttatgtttaatttcccTCTGAGAGAAAGAGGCCAAGAAATAGTACTAGGGGAGGGGTAGAAGTCAGGAGGCGTGAGAAAGGGAGGCATATGTCAGTTCCATAGGAGCAGTATCAAGGGGGACCATATCAGATTGAGACCTTTGAGTCCACTCATCCCGTCTCTCCCATTTACATCATCTTCCAACCGACAggcttctccctctctctctctctctccacatcTTGTCATACATTGCATACATACATGTCTATGTTAGACACTATGATTCCAATTAATTAGTTTTAGGATAGATGttcatattcatagcattagagtAGGATATTCATGTATTTAGTGTAATGCTTCCATGTCACCCAATATATTTTCCATGCGTTTGGCTAAAATAAGGGCCACCTCCCAATATGAGAGTATGAGTTCACATCAATAACTAAAGCCTTGCCTAATAGTTTAAATAATCTTGGACTTCTGTTTGCTATAGCCAAATTGATTTTAGGATGAATGCTCACAATCTAATAATCTATCTATATCTTGATTAAACATGGTGTGTTAAAGTTTCAATGAGATTGGCCAAATGTTCcaacaccaatattgtcctTAACTTAACCACTTATAGTCCGAGAGGTATGAGATTTTATCCTAAAAGGTCCCAGTGTTGCTAGGATTGGAATcatttttgtatatataaatcttaatttattttttcaaatctcCAATGTGGGATTTCCAACACGCCCCCTTACATGGGATCAAATCTTTAGTGAGCCACACTTGAAGAATCTTCCACATAGAAAAACACAGACAAGCACGTGAATACTACACACTTGGACCGCACCCAGTAATAGGATTTGGAAAGAATACAAATCTAGTTTTCGGGCCCAAAAAAACCGCTTTAATACCTATTAAAGTTTCAAGAGATGGGCCAAATGATTCAACCCTGATATTATCCCCAACGTAACCACATATATCCCAAGAGGTATAGGATGTTATCCTAAAAGGCCTCGGCGTAATTAAGAATGAAACATTTTATATAAATCATAATTAGCCTTTTCAAATCTTCAATGCGGGATTTTCGACATGATATGTGTCTATATCAGATTTGAACTTAACTCATCCTCCACCAAAATAAAGGCTAAGGGCCACTTTGAGACTGTTgtgccttttaaaaaaaaactacttctaATGTGTTTTACGAATAATAAGCTGTATAATAGAGCAGTTGAGCGCTTGATAAGCTGTATTATAAAATGATGTGAGCACAAAGAGCAATGTaaaagtgtttgataaattttaacGTAAAAGTGATATAGTTGTATATGATGACAAAAATGGACATGGTAGTGGGGGTGGTGGGAACAATAATAGTGGCAGGGCAATGGTGGAGGTACGTTGGTGGTGCCAATAATGGAGTGTGGTTAAGGTGAAAAGGTAACAATGGTGGCAGGGGCAACATCATGGGAAGTGGTGGTGCTTGCTGTGGTGGCAGTGGTACAACAGTGGCAGGGGTAATGGCAGTGATGATAACAACAATGGTAGGGTATGCTGGTGATGCCAATAGTAGGGTGTGGTTGGGGTGCAGAGGTAAcaatggtggcggtggtggcaatggtggtgatggtggcggCAGTGGAAACAATGGTGGTGGTAATGGCGGTGGTGGTTTCCAAATGTTAGTGTTTGTAGTGGTACATGGTGGTGGTCACTTTGTTATGAAAGAGATAAAACCTCTATAGTGgataaataatttcattttaataACTAAAGAGGGTATTacaagaattaaaaatatttattaaaggCACATCTcaacttttttataaaagcagTTTTTAAAAACAACCTACTTGCTGCTTTTAAAATGAGCTGGATATCTTGTTTTACCACTACTTTTTTATTGCTTAACTTTAAGTGAAGCTGATTTTGGTGAAAGAACAATACCAAACCGGACCTGAATACCACTTATAAAATAGTCATggcccatatatatatatatattttgacaaGAAACAATGGAGTGTTGCCATAGATTTTATAAATGTAGAGCTGAGCGACAACAATCTAGTTAACTGGATTACCTACACATTTGGTATCCAACTCATCCACATTAACTACGCATTTGATATAAAACAGTCTACATTATTTACACATTTAGTATCCAACTCATCCACATTTCCTACACATTTGAAATCAAACTCATCCACATTACCGATGTATAAAACTCAAATATAGTCATTTTAagttaaaaatcaaaaaaaaattttcacACAAATAACATTTAACTTAGAAACTGATGGTTAacccaaataaagaaaaaaaaaaaactactgtAGAGGGTAAAATGAAAAATGTTAACCCTACCTATTAATTGACCTTAACGTTTCACTATGGAAAGGTTTTTATATAAGAAGATAATTAAAGGACGTTTGAGTGTTTCCTAAAATATTATAATGAAATTGAGTTGAAATCTACTTTTCCATAATAATAAGATGAATTTTTCAactacaatttttatttatgcattaatgACAATAGATGCGTTCAAAGCATACCGAGGACTTTGTGTGTAAGATAAATTTTCCTAACCAATTGTGCTAAATGATTAGAGTAGTGTTTCAAACATAAATGAAATATGAACCCAAGTTGAGCTAAATGGTTAGGGTTCATGTTTCAAACATGAGTGAATATTATCATTTCAAACTATATATGCAAGAGAAGAAGGTTGCATACTAATATTTATATATGACAAAGTAGATTTCAAACTACATATGCATTACCCTAAGACACAATATGATCAAAGGCAAATTAGGGGAgggtaaggccatctccaatagAGAGGGCTAAATGTTCAAAAACTAGAAAATGGGTTTGTTAAAAtactcatctccaaccgatggctaGATTATAATTCTATggattagaccatctccaaccaaaaggGCTAAATATAGCATTGTTAAGAATTATAGCcctacaaaaaaattatttttaaatgaacagtgTCAGGCTATACTgatataccatctccaaccgaaggggctAAACATAATccccttaataatttattaattttaagtttataatttaagtttattggttaatttaattaattaccattgaatgttttcaaatcttggcgttgaatttaaatcaattattgCAATTGAAAAACTAAGCCCTAAAAAGGGCTAGGAAGGGGGCTACATTTGGCTAGCATAATGTCTTTTTAGCCAAATAATGGCTTGGTGGACTCCATAGAATTATAGCCTATACATCAATTGGAGATGAATTTTTGGATTGAGCATCAGGATAGCCAAATGTAACCCTCCTTTTAGCCTTTTTTTTGGGGTCCCACTTTTCAgttgcaataattgattcaCATTCAACGGTTAGATTTGAAAATATTCAACAgcagtttaattaaattacctaataaatttaaagtataaacctaaaactaataaattattgacgGATTGTGAGATCGTATATGAGTATGACTAACaatgttcatttaaaaataattttttacaaaactaTAATTCTTAACAGTGTTATATTTAATCAtttcggttgaagatggcctaaTATGCATCACAGAAAAAGACATGGGTACACCTTATGAGGTGGCACAAAATGAGTGCGTACGTACCCAGTACCCTGCAGCTGCCTCTTGTGCTATCGATAAAAGGACAAATAAAGGtggatgaagaaaaagaagttttGGGCTCACCCTATTACTTACCCCCCCCTCACCCTATTACttaccaccccccccccccccccccctcctctcctctctcaGCCCCCCCATCTTAATTTAGCTGCAGCATTGCAGACAAAGAAAGCTGCACCACAGAACCCTCcttcttctcctcttcttcctcctcctctccctctctctctcatattcaTTCGTAGAAGGTTGAAATTTAGTTCAAAATTGAGAGAAGGGGTGGGGGGGACGGGTGGTTCAGGTCTAAGAGTACGTACTAAGAAATAAGTGCacgggttttttttcttctccaaaaTGTAACGTCAATGAGTAATAACGGTAACACAACGGCATTGGCAGCAATGAAGCCAAAATAGTGAAAAAGATGTATGAGAACTGAGGTGGTATTCCTTGAAATCAAttgttcttccttcttcttcttggtgcATTAATTAAAGGTGATTTCTCTGCTTTGGCGACAATAACAATTCATATTCAATAGCCAAGACCCAAAAGAATCATATATAACCATGAAATCTGAGTTGCAAACTCTTTATTTTACTATCCAGAGCTGACATACAAAAAGTAGGTCAATACTTACTCAGGGAGAACTGCAAAGAATTTGCAACACATTTATCTTGTGGGATGTGCATGGTTTGACCTTTAATTACCTTTCTTAACTGGCTCGAAGTTGTTCATATATAATGTTATTTATGTCATCTCAGACCCTAAGGAAaatcaaatttcatgaaa from Pyrus communis chromosome 9, drPyrComm1.1, whole genome shotgun sequence harbors:
- the LOC137744637 gene encoding putative homeobox-leucine zipper protein ATHB-51; the encoded protein is MKHQAMISETSSHGGLVPGMMDRNNHQSSYGCSSQDKKKRLTSDQLESLERSFLEEIKLDPDRKMKLSSELGLQPRQIAVWFQNRRARWKAKQLERLYDALKQEYDVVSKEKEKLQEEVMKLKTILRDEVARKQVSIGYTEISGEETVESTSVSIRSANKARGTNQHQIAECNYLYNVEEYNPVSPPFWGNLPSYP